One Pyrus communis chromosome 13, drPyrComm1.1, whole genome shotgun sequence genomic window carries:
- the LOC137713847 gene encoding MYB-like transcription factor 4 yields MRKPGCDKIETNKGAWFKQEDQKLIDYIQKHGEGRWNSLPKAAGLRRCGKSCRLRWINYLRPDLKRGSIGEDEEDLIIRLHALLGNRWSLIAGRLPGRTDNEVKNYWNSHIRKKLLKMGSTLDPKKPHDHHDPHLRRGTTASVPVLQPDARKPILFASSSSDSMSTGAEIHSNESGLPDLNLDLSL; encoded by the exons ATGAGGAAGCCTGGTTGTGATAAGATAGAGACGAACAAAGGAGCATGGTTTAAGCAAGAAGATCAGAAACTGATTGACTACATCCAGAAACATGGTGAAGGTCGTTGGAATTCTCTTCCTAAGGCTGCAG GGTTGCGTCGGTGTGGCAAAAGTTGTCGACTGAGATGGATAAACTATCTAAGGCCAGATCTTAAACGCGGAAGTATtggagaagatgaagaggaCCTCATCATCAGGCTTCATGCACTCCTGGGGAATCG GTGGTCACTGATAGCCGGAAGACTGCCGGGAAGGACAGACAATGAGGTGAAGAATTACTGGAACTCTCATATAAGGAAAAAATTATTAAAGATGGGAAGTACTCTTGATCCCAAAAAACCCCATGACCACCATGATCCTCACTTGAGAAGAGGCACTACTGCTAGTGTACCAGTTCTGCAGCCTGATGCTAGAAAACCAATATTATTTGCATCGTCGTCGTCGGATTCCATGAGTACTGGTGCTGAAATTCACAGCAACGAAAGCGGTTTGCCTGACTTGAATCTCGACCTCTCACTCTAG